From a region of the Myroides sp. JBRI-B21084 genome:
- a CDS encoding T9SS type A sorting domain-containing protein, translating to MKIAIIIAALFTAQLTTAQILYSENFNNLTPGNVGTDYSGTTPGQGGWYTKTNAIDPNYNGMNDYKIVTEPGRGNVLEITSPFEPTKLGNRNSMAYKKGIEALWNNRTVGNNVLKLEFDFFTGNNQDNNFVDQTPMIQLDGLHGYSQFFRLNYEYEFDIMHTDCGVCFPQTRGNIFTSNPTVPRNTWLKIEFYFDYTNKKMYLIIPTVGAGAVGDFFVPISVGLDKIHLQIPSSKSFITKHRFDNFEVTALNAVPPNVILNTNKQLATKFNLYPNPATNVVNITNADNMQVNQITVYTLAGKQVSTQAYNNQAEIHLNVENLASGTYLLYLQTAQGTAVKRLIKK from the coding sequence ATGAAGATAGCCATAATTATAGCAGCTTTATTTACAGCACAGCTTACTACCGCACAAATATTGTACTCTGAAAATTTTAATAACCTTACCCCAGGTAATGTAGGTACCGATTATTCAGGTACAACGCCAGGACAAGGCGGTTGGTATACAAAAACCAATGCTATAGATCCCAATTATAATGGAATGAACGATTATAAAATTGTTACAGAACCCGGTAGGGGCAATGTACTAGAAATTACAAGCCCTTTTGAACCAACAAAACTAGGTAATAGAAACAGTATGGCATATAAAAAAGGGATTGAAGCTTTATGGAACAACCGTACGGTGGGTAACAATGTTTTAAAATTAGAATTTGATTTTTTTACGGGAAATAATCAGGATAACAATTTTGTGGATCAAACTCCGATGATTCAATTAGATGGATTACATGGCTACAGTCAGTTTTTTCGTTTGAATTATGAATATGAGTTTGATATAATGCATACTGATTGTGGTGTTTGTTTTCCACAAACAAGAGGAAACATTTTTACAAGCAATCCTACTGTTCCTAGAAATACGTGGTTAAAAATTGAATTTTACTTTGATTACACAAATAAAAAAATGTACCTTATTATACCCACTGTAGGTGCAGGTGCGGTTGGTGATTTTTTTGTTCCAATTAGCGTAGGCTTAGATAAAATTCATTTACAAATACCTTCGTCGAAATCGTTTATAACTAAACACAGGTTTGATAATTTTGAAGTTACTGCTTTAAATGCAGTGCCACCAAATGTAATTTTAAACACTAACAAGCAATTGGCTACAAAATTTAATTTGTACCCCAACCCGGCAACCAATGTGGTAAACATAACCAATGCAGATAACATGCAGGTAAACCAAATTACGGTGTACACTTTAGCAGGTAAACAAGTAAGCACGCAAGCGTACAATAACCAGGCAGAAATACATCTAAATGTAGAAAATTTAGCAAGCGGTACCTATCTATTGTATTTACAAACCGCACAAGGTACAGCGGTTAAACGGTTAATAAAAAAATAA
- a CDS encoding ZIP family metal transporter: protein MFHKLIAFFESIDPIWAALIAGLFTWTLTAIGAAFVFIFRNPNKKLLDGMLGFTGGVMIAASFWSLLAPAINMSPGEGFTKVIPAAVGFALGALFLFALDKVLPHLHLNHPISKTEGVKTKTPWQKTTLLVLAITLHNIPEGLAVGVLFGGVAAGIPEATIAGALTLAIGIGLQNLPEGLAVSFPLRRAGMSKTKSFMYGQSSALVEPVAAVIGALAVGFFTPVLPYALAFAAGAMIFVVIEEVVPETQQGNNGDIATLGFVGGFIAMMILDVALG from the coding sequence ATGTTTCATAAATTAATTGCTTTTTTTGAATCGATAGACCCCATTTGGGCAGCATTAATTGCCGGCCTTTTTACGTGGACCCTAACAGCAATAGGCGCAGCGTTTGTTTTTATTTTTAGAAATCCTAACAAAAAATTATTAGACGGTATGCTGGGGTTTACTGGTGGTGTAATGATTGCTGCCAGTTTTTGGAGTTTGTTAGCTCCTGCCATAAATATGAGTCCGGGTGAAGGGTTTACAAAAGTTATACCTGCTGCAGTGGGTTTTGCATTGGGCGCATTGTTTTTATTTGCGTTAGATAAAGTTTTGCCACATTTGCATTTAAACCACCCTATATCTAAAACCGAAGGCGTAAAAACCAAAACACCTTGGCAAAAAACTACCTTGTTGGTTTTGGCAATTACCTTGCACAATATACCCGAAGGTTTGGCTGTTGGCGTGTTATTTGGTGGTGTAGCTGCTGGCATACCCGAAGCTACCATTGCAGGCGCTTTAACACTAGCCATAGGTATTGGCTTGCAAAATTTACCCGAAGGATTAGCTGTATCATTTCCGTTAAGACGGGCAGGAATGAGCAAAACCAAAAGCTTTATGTACGGACAAAGTTCGGCTTTGGTTGAACCTGTTGCCGCTGTAATTGGCGCTTTGGCGGTTGGTTTTTTTACACCTGTTTTACCTTATGCCTTAGCTTTTGCTGCAGGTGCCATGATTTTTGTTGTTATTGAAGAAGTAGTACCCGAAACCCAACAAGGCAACAACGGCGATATTGCTACACTTGGCTTTGTTGGTGGTTTTATTGCCATGATGATACTTGATGTAGCACTAGGTTAA
- a CDS encoding metal-dependent transcriptional regulator has product MLTQTEENYLKVIYHLSQTEDNGISTNAIAQKIDTKASSVTDMIKKLKEKNLISHEKYQGVFITKLGMQTAKMIIRKHRLWEVFLVDKLHFNWDEVHDVAEELEHIKSEKLINALDAFLGFPKEDPHGDPIPNANGEIPYREKELLTEAAINCQYMCVGVKDTSPAFLQYLDRQKMALGSTFKIVKHENFDHSVTIFFNNADLTLSKVVAQNLFVKKI; this is encoded by the coding sequence ATGTTAACGCAAACCGAAGAAAATTATTTAAAAGTTATTTATCATTTATCTCAAACCGAAGACAACGGTATATCAACCAACGCAATTGCTCAGAAAATTGACACAAAAGCGTCGTCGGTTACAGATATGATTAAAAAACTAAAAGAAAAAAATTTGATAAGCCACGAAAAATACCAAGGAGTTTTTATAACTAAATTAGGCATGCAAACTGCTAAAATGATTATTAGAAAACACCGTTTATGGGAAGTTTTTTTAGTAGATAAACTGCATTTTAACTGGGACGAAGTACACGATGTGGCCGAAGAATTAGAACACATAAAATCTGAAAAATTAATTAATGCCTTGGATGCTTTTTTGGGATTTCCGAAAGAAGATCCACACGGCGACCCAATTCCTAACGCAAACGGCGAAATTCCCTACCGCGAAAAAGAATTACTTACCGAAGCAGCAATAAACTGCCAATACATGTGTGTAGGGGTTAAAGATACATCTCCAGCTTTTTTACAATATCTAGATCGCCAAAAAATGGCATTAGGTAGTACTTTTAAAATTGTAAAACACGAAAATTTTGACCATTCGGTTACCATTTTTTTTAACAATGCCGATTTAACCTTATCTAAAGTAGTAGCACAAAACTTATTTGTAAAGAAAATTTAA
- a CDS encoding TonB-dependent receptor plug domain-containing protein yields the protein MKLILFLVLFITAQNIYAQIPFQGRVLANNKPVETIVFIEEANAELQTNSNGVFNYTFSNEGVYHVEVEDLNGLIQRFEWQVTASNPQFDFYLAEEAVTDQLDEIVISGTLKPVLRSESLVPVEVYTPTFFKKNPTPNIFEALQNVNGVKPQVNCSVCNTGDIHINGLEGPYTFVLIDGMPIVSGLSTVYGLSGIPNSLIEKVEIVKGPASSLYGSEAVGGLINIITKNPLYASKYAVDVFGTSWGEINTDLGLSFQLAKKVQWLMGVNYFNYSNPIDKNKDGFTDVTLQDRISIFNKFSFDRKSKKQLAIATRFFYEDRWGGQMNWNKKYRGGTDVYGESIYTNRFELLGLYELPFTEKITSQFSITTHDQNSMYGNTPFLAKQNIAFAQFYWDKSIKKHDFLVGTAARYQMYNDNSTATINADNTFIPSVFVQDSYKINNLFSLLGGLRYDYHKTHKSIVTPRIAFRYESKKGDILRLNAGTGFRVVNLFTEEHAALSGARDVEVLEDLKPEKSVNVNVNYLKTWMLNSNFILQAEAAAWFTHFSNSIIPDYESNPNKIIYKNLDGFAQTKGFSLNVDAVYANNLKMMLGATLQDVSKTEQNIRTPQMLTEKFSGTWAISYTLNALNLTVDYSGNVYGPMRLPLISPLDPRLAQSKTYSLQNIQFTYKGFKSFEIYGGVKNILNWTPNKNNPFLIARSNDPFNKNVQYGADGNALVTPENPYGLVFDPTYIYAPNQGVRTFLGARYNF from the coding sequence ATGAAACTAATTCTATTTTTAGTGTTGTTTATTACTGCACAAAATATATATGCACAAATTCCTTTTCAGGGACGTGTACTAGCAAATAACAAACCTGTTGAAACAATTGTTTTTATAGAAGAAGCCAATGCAGAATTGCAAACCAATAGCAACGGAGTTTTTAACTATACGTTTAGTAACGAGGGTGTTTATCATGTTGAAGTTGAAGATTTAAACGGGTTAATTCAACGTTTTGAATGGCAAGTTACTGCAAGTAATCCACAGTTCGATTTTTACTTAGCAGAAGAAGCAGTAACTGATCAATTAGACGAAATTGTTATTTCAGGAACATTAAAACCAGTGCTGCGATCGGAAAGTTTGGTGCCTGTTGAAGTGTACACACCTACTTTTTTTAAAAAAAATCCCACGCCAAATATTTTTGAAGCCTTACAAAATGTAAACGGAGTAAAACCACAAGTAAATTGTAGTGTTTGCAATACAGGCGACATTCATATAAACGGTTTAGAAGGGCCTTATACGTTTGTTTTAATAGATGGAATGCCTATTGTAAGTGGTTTATCTACTGTTTATGGCTTATCGGGTATACCCAATTCGTTAATCGAAAAAGTTGAAATTGTAAAAGGGCCAGCATCATCTTTATACGGAAGTGAGGCTGTTGGTGGATTAATTAACATTATTACAAAAAATCCGTTGTATGCTTCCAAATACGCTGTAGATGTTTTTGGAACTTCGTGGGGTGAAATAAACACCGATTTAGGTTTATCGTTTCAACTAGCAAAAAAAGTTCAATGGTTAATGGGAGTTAATTACTTTAATTATTCAAATCCTATCGATAAAAATAAAGATGGTTTTACCGATGTTACTTTGCAAGATCGCATATCAATATTTAATAAATTTAGTTTCGATCGTAAATCGAAAAAGCAATTAGCAATAGCAACTCGTTTTTTTTACGAAGATCGTTGGGGTGGGCAAATGAATTGGAATAAAAAATACCGTGGAGGAACCGATGTTTATGGAGAATCGATTTATACCAACCGCTTTGAATTATTAGGTTTGTACGAATTGCCTTTTACCGAAAAAATTACCAGTCAATTTTCAATCACCACGCACGACCAAAATTCCATGTACGGCAACACCCCTTTTTTAGCTAAGCAAAATATTGCATTTGCACAGTTTTATTGGGATAAATCAATTAAAAAACACGATTTTTTAGTAGGAACCGCTGCTCGTTATCAAATGTATAACGATAATAGTACCGCTACAATTAACGCCGACAATACCTTTATACCTAGTGTTTTTGTACAAGATTCTTATAAAATAAATAATCTTTTTAGTTTGTTGGGCGGATTGCGATATGATTACCATAAAACACATAAAAGCATAGTTACACCACGTATAGCTTTTAGGTACGAGTCTAAAAAGGGTGATATTTTGCGGTTAAATGCAGGAACGGGTTTTAGAGTTGTTAATTTATTTACCGAAGAGCACGCAGCGCTTTCAGGTGCACGCGATGTAGAGGTGTTGGAAGATTTAAAGCCTGAAAAATCGGTAAATGTTAATGTAAATTATTTGAAAACGTGGATGTTAAATTCAAATTTTATTCTTCAGGCCGAAGCTGCTGCTTGGTTTACACATTTTTCAAATTCAATTATACCAGATTACGAAAGTAATCCTAATAAAATTATATATAAAAATTTAGATGGATTTGCCCAAACAAAAGGTTTTAGTTTAAATGTAGATGCAGTTTATGCAAATAATTTAAAAATGATGTTAGGGGCAACCTTACAAGATGTAAGCAAAACCGAACAAAATATAAGAACCCCACAAATGCTTACCGAAAAATTTTCGGGTACTTGGGCAATTTCTTATACATTAAACGCTTTAAATCTTACAGTTGATTATTCAGGAAACGTATACGGCCCTATGCGTTTGCCTTTAATTAGTCCTTTAGATCCGCGTTTAGCACAATCAAAAACCTATAGCTTACAAAACATACAATTTACCTACAAAGGGTTTAAGAGTTTTGAAATTTACGGTGGTGTAAAAAATATTTTAAATTGGACACCAAATAAAAATAATCCTTTTTTAATAGCGCGTTCAAATGATCCATTTAATAAAAATGTGCAATATGGTGCAGATGGAAACGCTTTGGTAACACCTGAAAATCCTTACGGTTTAGTGTTTGATCCAACGTATATATATGCGCCCAACCAAGGTGTTAGAACCTTTTTAGGGGCGCGTTATAACTTCTGA
- a CDS encoding septal ring lytic transglycosylase RlpA family protein: MKRYHYFILAGLVTLTAIFVNTVTSEPKNNAEKVKMGKEMAFATTTNNFSNDSSKINEKEADLNSQIVKLNAELEALEDEVEVVHEEVQASYYHDKFNGRKTANGEVFNNNKYTAAHKSLPFGTKVRVTNLKNDREVIVEINDRGPFVKGRNLDLSKSAFMDIASNKSKGVLTVKVEVLPEDYEIKKTELQEELNIIASVPEDLDLNEFAL; this comes from the coding sequence ATGAAGAGGTATCATTATTTTATTTTAGCAGGTTTAGTAACGTTAACAGCAATTTTTGTTAATACAGTTACAAGTGAACCTAAAAACAATGCTGAAAAAGTTAAAATGGGTAAAGAAATGGCTTTTGCCACTACAACCAATAACTTTAGCAACGATTCATCTAAAATAAACGAAAAAGAAGCTGATTTAAACAGCCAAATAGTTAAACTAAACGCTGAATTAGAAGCGTTAGAAGATGAAGTAGAAGTAGTGCATGAAGAAGTTCAGGCATCATACTACCACGATAAATTTAATGGAAGAAAAACAGCTAATGGTGAAGTATTTAATAATAACAAATATACAGCCGCACATAAATCTTTACCCTTTGGAACTAAAGTACGTGTAACTAATTTAAAAAATGACCGTGAGGTTATTGTTGAAATTAACGACCGCGGTCCTTTTGTAAAAGGACGAAACTTAGATTTAAGCAAATCAGCCTTTATGGATATTGCATCAAATAAATCTAAAGGTGTATTAACTGTTAAAGTTGAGGTGTTGCCTGAAGATTATGAAATAAAGAAAACAGAATTGCAAGAAGAGTTAAACATTATTGCATCGGTTCCTGAAGATTTAGATTTAAATGAATTTGCCTTATAA
- a CDS encoding septal ring lytic transglycosylase RlpA family protein, producing the protein MNLPYKQLVFIVLIISMVSCKTANTNHNAKTSFYKNEVFACYYHNKFNGRKTASGAVFNNNNLTAAHKTLAFGTIVRITNLDNNKSIEVEINDRGPFSKGFEIDLSAKAFNAITHDKNAGKLFVKLEIVNQPK; encoded by the coding sequence ATGAATTTGCCTTATAAACAACTTGTTTTTATTGTACTAATTATAAGTATGGTTAGTTGTAAAACGGCTAATACAAATCATAATGCAAAAACCTCATTTTATAAAAATGAGGTTTTTGCATGTTATTACCATAATAAATTTAACGGAAGAAAAACTGCAAGTGGTGCCGTTTTTAACAACAATAATTTAACTGCTGCCCATAAAACATTGGCTTTTGGAACTATTGTAAGAATTACAAACTTAGACAATAATAAAAGTATTGAAGTTGAAATTAACGATCGAGGACCTTTTTCTAAAGGTTTTGAAATAGATTTAAGCGCAAAAGCATTTAATGCAATTACCCACGATAAGAACGCGGGTAAACTTTTTGTAAAACTAGAAATTGTTAACCAACCCAAGTAG
- a CDS encoding CYTH domain-containing protein produces the protein MIEIERKFSVKSTTFLANAKKSYKIKQGYLNSDKNRTVRVRIKGDKGYITVKGLSTNNGVERFEWEKEISIQDAEALMLLCEDYIIDKTRYVVLNGDAVFEVDVFEGLNEGLVIAEIELQTADEHFFKPDWLGDELTGDIRFYNAYLSNHPFSTWVG, from the coding sequence ATGATTGAAATTGAACGAAAATTCAGCGTTAAAAGTACTACTTTTTTGGCTAATGCTAAAAAAAGCTATAAGATAAAACAAGGTTATTTAAATTCTGACAAAAACCGAACGGTACGTGTACGTATTAAAGGCGATAAAGGCTATATTACGGTAAAAGGTTTGAGTACTAACAACGGAGTGGAGCGCTTTGAATGGGAAAAAGAAATTAGTATACAAGATGCCGAAGCCTTAATGTTATTGTGCGAAGATTATATTATTGACAAAACCCGATACGTTGTTTTGAATGGTGATGCGGTTTTTGAAGTTGATGTATTTGAAGGATTAAACGAAGGTTTAGTTATTGCAGAAATTGAATTACAAACTGCTGATGAACATTTTTTTAAACCTGATTGGCTGGGCGATGAGCTTACGGGCGATATCCGTTTTTATAATGCTTATTTAAGTAACCATCCGTTTTCTACTTGGGTTGGTTAA
- a CDS encoding recombinase, whose amino-acid sequence MSLFKKDFIYRNIHEIFAKYVAEEEELLYSNLNFLYDLVRYIRPKTPKAVAQITLRELLDHLIEFDTHRFILANYLKNTLSGRKFHLMAADAGILQDSDFLFEIRKRISAKILPYQPQKDTLEYVLNQVFYKENDFVWINKIPINELIELVEILQLPNMYQFEKAEQGVMSEILYTMGLLTQRMSGRSMETSILNMIPKYNHLASPFLGFENEFLEIESRLRKGEIQFVEPNDLNYKQLVILHNQCLELIQHAYKNSSVFGITLKVNQSLLRIKQQLDRIKFLMNLLVIEANESKLTNTIKLSLQLIEYNCYKNNISKLIAESTQVVSYEITQYTAKTGEHYITETVKEYLGMLKASLGAGLIVGFLCIFKVLLSKVDTSSFGFAFLYSMNYAFGFIVIYLLGFALATKQPAMTASTIIKAIEEGRKKQTSKEQNTAFAHLFARLFRSQFIAFVGNVVMAFIVALFLIWSIDKVTSINITDTKWPTLLKDASPVHSLAIFHASIAGVFLFLSGIISGNVSNKNKHNQVYYRIKENPLLKSTIGASKANSLANWLEKKWPGIISNFWFGIFMGSTHSIGVFLGLNLDIRHITFVSGNIALGAYGADFQLTATTWLWCFLGLFVVGFVNFIVSFSLSLGLAFRSRNIPLIEVFSLQKSVWAHFKKHPLQFFFPTKSKQIK is encoded by the coding sequence ATGAGTTTATTTAAAAAAGACTTTATCTATAGAAACATTCACGAAATCTTTGCAAAATATGTTGCAGAGGAAGAGGAGTTGTTGTATAGTAATTTAAATTTTTTATACGATTTAGTTCGATATATTCGCCCCAAAACTCCTAAAGCAGTTGCGCAAATAACTTTACGCGAACTATTAGATCATTTAATTGAGTTTGATACCCACAGATTTATATTAGCAAATTATTTAAAAAACACATTATCTGGAAGGAAATTTCACTTAATGGCTGCCGATGCTGGTATTTTACAAGATTCTGATTTTTTGTTTGAGATTCGTAAGCGTATATCGGCTAAAATATTGCCCTATCAACCCCAAAAGGATACTTTAGAATACGTATTAAATCAGGTTTTTTATAAAGAAAATGATTTTGTATGGATAAATAAAATACCTATAAATGAGTTGATTGAATTGGTAGAGATATTGCAATTGCCTAATATGTATCAATTTGAAAAGGCTGAACAGGGTGTTATGTCTGAAATTTTATACACCATGGGATTGCTAACCCAACGAATGAGTGGGCGTTCTATGGAAACCAGTATTTTAAACATGATACCTAAATACAACCACTTGGCTAGTCCGTTTTTAGGTTTTGAAAATGAATTTTTAGAAATTGAAAGTCGTTTGCGAAAAGGAGAAATACAATTTGTAGAACCTAATGATTTAAACTACAAGCAGCTTGTTATTTTACACAATCAATGTTTAGAACTTATACAACACGCCTATAAAAACAGTTCGGTTTTTGGTATTACATTAAAGGTAAATCAAAGCTTATTAAGAATAAAACAACAGTTAGATCGCATAAAATTTTTAATGAATTTATTGGTAATTGAAGCTAATGAAAGTAAGTTAACAAACACCATAAAATTATCGTTGCAACTTATTGAATACAATTGTTACAAAAATAATATAAGCAAATTAATAGCAGAAAGTACACAAGTTGTATCGTATGAAATTACCCAATATACAGCAAAAACAGGCGAACATTATATTACCGAAACTGTAAAAGAGTATTTAGGTATGTTAAAAGCTTCATTGGGTGCAGGGCTTATAGTGGGGTTTCTGTGTATTTTTAAAGTGTTACTTTCAAAAGTTGATACCAGTTCATTTGGTTTTGCGTTTTTGTATAGTATGAACTATGCTTTTGGTTTTATAGTAATATATTTATTGGGGTTTGCTTTGGCAACAAAACAACCTGCCATGACAGCTTCAACAATTATTAAAGCAATTGAAGAAGGTAGGAAAAAGCAAACTTCTAAAGAACAAAACACTGCATTTGCACATTTGTTTGCGCGTTTGTTTCGTTCACAGTTTATTGCTTTTGTAGGTAACGTAGTAATGGCTTTTATAGTTGCGTTGTTTTTAATTTGGAGTATAGATAAGGTTACAAGTATAAATATCACTGATACTAAATGGCCAACATTATTAAAAGACGCTAGTCCGGTACATTCATTAGCTATATTTCATGCAAGTATAGCTGGGGTGTTTTTGTTTTTATCGGGAATTATTTCAGGTAATGTATCCAATAAAAACAAGCACAACCAAGTTTATTATCGCATTAAAGAAAATCCATTGTTAAAAAGTACAATTGGGGCATCTAAAGCAAATTCATTAGCTAATTGGCTCGAAAAAAAATGGCCAGGTATTATATCAAACTTTTGGTTTGGTATTTTTATGGGCAGTACCCATTCAATTGGGGTGTTTTTAGGATTGAATTTAGATATTCGCCATATAACATTTGTAAGTGGTAATATTGCTTTAGGGGCCTATGGAGCTGATTTTCAACTTACTGCTACTACTTGGTTATGGTGTTTTTTAGGTTTGTTTGTGGTAGGTTTTGTGAACTTTATTGTAAGTTTTTCACTTTCGTTAGGTTTAGCTTTTCGTTCCAGAAACATTCCTTTAATTGAAGTTTTTAGCTTGCAAAAATCAGTTTGGGCACATTTTAAAAAGCATCCCTTACAGTTTTTTTTTCCTACAAAAAGCAAACAAATTAAATAG
- the dinB gene encoding DNA polymerase IV: MDAFYASVEQLDFPELRNKPLAVGGSEIRGVISAASYEARKFGVRSAMSGKLAIKKCPDLIFVPPRFDRYKEVSKQIRTIFLEYTDLVEPLSLDEAFLDVTQNKKGLKSATLIAEEIRLKIYETTGLTASAGISMNKFLAKIASDYNKPNGQKTINPNEIIPFLDALEIKRFFGVGKKTCEKMYHLGIFTGADLRLKSLDFLEEHFGNSGVHYYQLARGISNSPVVPNRLPKSIGAERTFSENFTSIIPLQEKLHEVCEEVSIRLQKRNLSGKTITLKIKYSDFTLQTKSYTLPYYVSSFDLLFDTSTDLLQHSTLKTSVRLIGVQVSNLNINQKKAEYIQLKLKL, from the coding sequence ATGGATGCGTTTTACGCTTCGGTAGAACAGCTTGATTTTCCTGAGTTGCGTAACAAACCTTTGGCTGTTGGTGGTTCTGAAATAAGAGGAGTGATATCGGCAGCTAGTTACGAAGCGCGTAAATTTGGTGTGCGCAGTGCAATGAGTGGTAAGTTGGCAATTAAAAAGTGTCCTGATTTAATTTTTGTACCACCACGGTTTGATCGATACAAAGAAGTTTCAAAACAAATACGAACCATTTTTTTAGAGTATACCGATTTGGTTGAACCTTTATCGCTTGACGAAGCTTTTTTAGATGTAACTCAAAATAAAAAGGGGCTAAAGAGTGCAACACTTATTGCAGAAGAAATTCGATTAAAAATTTATGAAACCACTGGTTTAACTGCTTCAGCAGGTATTTCAATGAACAAATTTTTAGCTAAAATTGCAAGTGATTACAACAAGCCAAACGGACAAAAAACAATAAATCCAAACGAAATTATTCCTTTTTTAGATGCGTTAGAAATTAAACGCTTTTTTGGTGTTGGTAAAAAAACTTGCGAAAAAATGTATCATTTAGGTATTTTTACAGGCGCCGATTTACGGTTAAAATCACTGGATTTTTTAGAAGAACATTTTGGAAATTCTGGTGTACATTATTACCAACTAGCGCGGGGTATCAGTAATTCACCTGTTGTTCCGAATCGCTTACCTAAATCTATAGGGGCCGAACGTACTTTTTCTGAAAACTTTACATCGATAATTCCCTTGCAAGAAAAATTACATGAAGTATGTGAAGAAGTTTCTATTAGGTTACAAAAACGTAATTTATCAGGGAAAACCATTACTTTAAAAATAAAATATAGTGATTTTACACTGCAAACCAAAAGTTATACATTGCCTTATTATGTAAGTAGCTTTGATTTGTTGTTTGATACATCAACCGATTTGTTACAACATAGTACTTTAAAAACATCGGTGCGTTTAATAGGGGTTCAAGTAAGTAATTTAAACATCAATCAAAAAAAAGCAGAATACATACAGCTTAAATTAAAGTTATAA
- a CDS encoding Omp28-related outer membrane protein: MFKKKLLPLLLFSVVTLGIVSCSDDTEEVQTTEVDYTKGEYKQKVLVEDITSASCVWCPLGSFTIEELEKSEYKDQFIGVGVHGDFNTQLVKDPFVLSGMTKLMTAVGLKGWPHLSWNRNTTITGTAFQTFIPKKNNGTEVNYTFDANLFKNFYTKYKLVGDGSPIGIKIESNLTATSGKVDVSLKFGQNINQELKYVVYLLEDGLVFQQANASSLYGNNTGSPRWEMDFVHDHVVRATNNFLGETIAAGQTMSSNEFKATANLTYSTVDLAKANVVVAVLDKDGNVLNVQKAKANVTQDYEKK; encoded by the coding sequence ATGTTTAAGAAAAAATTATTGCCCCTTTTGCTTTTTAGTGTTGTAACTTTAGGTATTGTAAGCTGTTCTGATGACACAGAAGAAGTTCAAACCACCGAAGTTGATTATACCAAAGGTGAATACAAACAAAAAGTTTTAGTTGAAGATATTACATCTGCAAGTTGTGTATGGTGTCCGCTTGGTTCATTTACTATTGAAGAATTAGAGAAATCAGAATACAAGGATCAATTTATTGGAGTTGGAGTTCATGGTGATTTTAACACACAATTAGTAAAAGACCCTTTTGTTTTATCAGGAATGACTAAATTAATGACAGCCGTTGGACTTAAAGGATGGCCTCATTTAAGCTGGAACAGAAACACAACAATCACTGGTACAGCATTTCAAACATTTATTCCTAAGAAGAATAATGGAACAGAAGTAAATTATACTTTTGACGCTAACTTATTTAAAAACTTTTACACAAAATATAAACTTGTTGGAGATGGTTCTCCTATAGGTATTAAAATTGAATCTAACTTAACTGCTACAAGTGGTAAAGTTGATGTAAGTTTAAAATTTGGTCAAAATATCAATCAAGAATTAAAATATGTAGTTTACCTTCTTGAAGATGGTTTAGTTTTCCAACAAGCAAATGCTTCAAGTTTATATGGAAACAACACTGGAAGTCCAAGATGGGAAATGGATTTTGTACACGATCATGTGGTACGTGCTACTAACAACTTCTTAGGCGAAACAATTGCTGCAGGACAAACAATGTCTTCAAACGAATTTAAAGCTACCGCTAATTTAACTTATTCTACTGTAGATCTTGCAAAAGCTAACGTTGTTGTTGCAGTATTAGACAAAGATGGAAACGTATTAAATGTACAAAAAGCAAAAGCAAACGTAACACAAGATTACGAGAAAAAATAG